A genome region from Calliopsis andreniformis isolate RMS-2024a chromosome 2, iyCalAndr_principal, whole genome shotgun sequence includes the following:
- the LOC143187083 gene encoding uncharacterized protein LOC143187083 isoform X1 → MSRSVKDSDEEFEVKAGRRTRSLAGSLALDSPLRRSTRIKPAVKQNESSPESPLSDASSVSNTQLRATRRRTATMDNTTAAEKSRTLRSRRNSVASDMSEATEAELLSTPTKKTKGSAASDLLSKASNRTSKRFTRAGSEAKSPPTSKPKTTRRTRASSAEPENMEVKGTPTRVRRRTSMLPSEATVLEEKEERMRIPVVALDRTLPNLAEVNETVSEDKLGKSYNIDEKNTEDTICVKEAHNNAADKPPSNTFEDVKTNVPVDDEKIVPTINQNVENTENSVDSVMKTESAAGNTSQLVVTHANQDASKELGLKIENLLNDSLKEQNEDVNNKENQEVNIISDLQGREDTASSVLQSPKPLSLNNVIATKSTKESCKSINETNLTIKRRHSKELLEIADNNDTTKECTNDNDAANNSTTKINTSIHEDDGDSSDTMQKLTISTDTESLTGTPHNESSDKNGSPIEMSSSSSLDSSIKIVECTENINKVDSHESSNIVDKEKESIEETRLEDESNIDINVKTDVPTSELNKTTDEHENTEENNTNKIDNKEKESIQESDLDDECNEDLNMKLDVSPSHIEETTDECKNSEEDISKTDNKENESVQESSLDNECNEDSNVKMDVSTSHIKETTDEHENVEQDNTSKNTSTKDEHETIEEKEKIDAIKQKTDICSESLNASLDTNNKSSAVLEDETTVDNLAGLEKTNNLSTSDSTIRQSLEKACTSSETSTSINKNEDDVSDPVKLTQSSAVTETPVEASEEVPEKELSEKTSTLDNSSSLEKQIVDKAQSRNEQEKSEENEEECKKNQEENMEVDDNDSDTNTENLFQDIPADEWKEKNTDIDKDSLHSMSTERLENESETDCDLVLVDREAWLAAENIKAEKEKDVFDYDSDDTVLMKSRRDSLKAQQEEKLMNSFRDESKMNTSKNKTLNTSSKRKSIQQKEIEDKEVAEDVEDVDVEENAVQAVEDTKDVAESVKGTDYSSDDENAEEKDIKNVSKRKSMTKETNDQSVVEKETLSTSRKSIKIQENLNKSSANSSLNKSNLCGDISKKRKSLNKSVQNVNEELEKSNRTESAKKRKSLNKSKLEENETGVKENAENQSSNRSSKKRIKPKQLDANVNQISDSETEIFKDDKKKNSSIKKTFQSLTVEGSDSDVNRSNVDSEDSQGESVTLPKFLFGRVSDSDTDNENESSQSIDSDIANEYNLSGKDTFQFSDDDVPGDDCRASETESSDPEDDGADLIDFVVDDDEVEEEEESEEEEGDGIEQEECEEEKKDLEIEEDESEEEKEEIENGKDKNVEESENDEDKEAAEEQDEEMQVEQEVDDVEEEIEEKMTEKEENLEEEEHVQKANKSLDTSNKKRKSRNSINSKPDASLTDKGEKEHNVSNISLSSSLKMKKLKQKRMSNEVTDDIEQSLNKSPMILNKKLQKLNKSMECSTPKVNSKQKRFSITLNALDVTDDIIDDTRSQKKKVDDTTLKMENSSKKLKKIKDKENLMHRSLPSELIQLVEKTNVSKPISSKITNLNKTTVTPYSESPTVKHLRKDKLNDTAPELKLSDNFKKLMNNSTIIQKENIDEEGSNSEATEKVNKSLEKKLLKVADNILKTDDQKKRKRRKKSKVDKTTPVQFIEDNLEENTDSSITKTKQNRSNSTGTPDGNDEQEEIPVDKKKRKKKKKMQVEVTESVQEESHENVIETKTENNDEMYNEVKKKKKKGKKLEHDDEIQISMKKKAKKEKKDGKPQELSTEKLPKKKQKLSKEVLLQNEEMSIETVPKKKQKLLKDAAFQDTTSIETLPKKKKKLSKAVDVANKEDSPKKLSKKKQKLSAENVSKSKEKSAPVTDTLQRSSNVVSDSDEGPEIVAFSKARDEALEMVKRASDSVKASKEIKKKKQQEHVERMLKEKEIKIQKLESKNLAKKSNKSEVEKRSIKRLPDEILENLSDVPSNPRKKRKLSKSDDQIIPSRSMFDLKTKGTKTVRVEDDFNSLSSYGSTTQFDIVNLQKIKKKRKVPEIASFRQKMLARNSRQPVSAYLMYLEKQKASGTTSSSISDVP, encoded by the exons ATGTCACGGTCCGTAAAAGATTCTGATGAAGAGTTCGAAGTAAAAGCTG GTCGTAGGACTCGAAGTCTTGCCGGCTCCCTCGCCCTTGATTCTCCGCTGCGTCGTAGTACACGAATCAAGCCGGCTGTGAAACAAAATGAATCCTCACCTGAATCGCCTTTAAGTGATGCTAGCAGTGTTAGTAATACTCAGTTGAGAGCCACGAGACGACGAACGGCTACCATGGATAATACTACTGCAGCTGAAAAAAGCAGAACCCTAAGGTCCAGAAGAAATTCTGTTGCTTCAGACATGAGTGAAGCTACAGAGGCAGAACTTCTTTCTACACCTACAAAAAAGACTAAAGGCAGTGCTGCTAGCGATCTACTGAGCAAAGCTAGTAATCGAACAAG TAAGCGATTTACAAGAGCTGGTTCAGAAGCCAAATCACCACCAACATCTAAACCTAAGACAACACGCAGAACAAGAGCCAGTTCTGCGGAACCAGAAAATATGGAAGTAAAAGGAACACCCACAAGAGTCAGAAGACGAACATCAATGTTACCTTCAGAAGCAACTGTTTTAGAGGAAAAAGAAGAACGTATGAGGATTCCTGTTGTAGCATTAGATCGTACTTTACCTAATCTTGCAGAAGTTAATGAGACAG TTTCAGAAGACAAACTTGGTAAAAGTTACAATATAGATGAGAAGAATACAGAAGATACCATATGTG TCAAGGAAGCACATAACAATGCTGCTGACAAGCCTCCTTCAAATACTTTTGAAGATGTTAAAACGAACGTACCCGTTGATGATGAAAAAATAGTGCCAACTATCAATCAAAATGTAGAAAACACTGAAAACTCTGTTGATAGTGTAATGAAAACGGAATCAGCAGCAGGTAACACATCTCAATTAGTTGTTACTCATGCTAATCAGGATGCATCTAAGGAGTTAgggttaaaaattgaaaacttatTGAATGATTCACTAAAAGAACAAAATGAAGATGTTAATAATAAAGAGAATCAAGAAGTAAATATTATTAGTGATTTGCAAGGTAGGGAAGACACAGCTTCTAGTGTATTACAAAGTCCAAAACCACTATCTTTAAATAATGTAATCGCTACTAAATCTACGAAAGAATCATGTAAATCTATTAATGAAACGAATTTAACGATAAAGCGTCGCCATTCGAAAGAATTGTTAGAGATTGCAGACAATAATGATACTACAAAAGAATGTACTAACGATAATGATGCAGCCAATAATTCAActaccaaaataaatacatcaataCATGAAGATGATGGAGATAGCTCTGATACTATGCAAAAATTAACAATAAGTACAGACACAGAATCATTAACTGGAACTCCACACAATGAAAGTTCAGATAAAAATGGTTCACCTATAGAAATGAGTTCAAGTTCAAGCTTAGACAGTAGCATTAAAATTGTAGAATGTACAGAGAATATAAATAAAGTAGACAGTCACGAATCTAGTAACATAGTTGACAAAGAAAAAGAATCAATAGAGGAAACTCGTTTGGAGGACGAATCTAATATAGATATAAATGTCAAAACAGATGTTCCAACTTCAGAATTAAATAAAACTACAGATGAACATGAAAATACTGAggaaaataatacaaataaaatCGATAACAAGGAGAAAGAATCAATACAAGAAAGCGATTTggatgatgaatgtaatgaagATTTAAATATGAAATTGGATGTTTCACCTTCACATATAGaggaaactacagatgaatgtaAAAATTCTGAGGAAGATATAAGTAAAACTGATAACAAAGAAAACGAATCAGTACAGGAGAGTAGTTTAGATAATGAATGTAACGAAGATTCAAATGTTAAAATGGATGTTTCAACTTCACATATAAAAGAAACTACAGATGAACATGAAAATGTAGAACAAGATAATACAAGTAAAAATACATCTACAAAGGATGAGCATGAAACAATAGAGGAGAAAGAGAAAATTGATGCAATAAAACAAAAGACTGACATTTGTTCAGAGTCATTGAATGCGTCTTTAGACACAAATAATAAATCCTCCGCTGTTTTAGAAGATGAAACTACTGTAGATAATTTAGCGGGTTtagaaaaaacgaataatttgtcaACTTCTGATAGTACGATACGGCAGTCCTTAGAGAAGGCTTGTACAAGTTCAGAAACTTCTACATCTATTAATAAAAATGAAGATGATGTAAGTGATCCCGTTAAActtactcaatcttctgctgTTACAGAGACTCCAGTTGAGGCTTCTGAAGAAGTACCTGAGAAAGAACTGTCAGAAAAAACTTCCACGTTGGATAATTCTTCATCTTTGGAGAAACAAATTGTAGATAAAGCACAGTCACGCAACGAACAAGAAAAGTCtgaagaaaatgaagaagaaTGTAAGAAAAATCAGGAGGAGAATATGGAAGTGGATGATAACGATTCAGATACGAATACAGAAAATTTATTTCAAGACATTCCAGCCGACGAATGGAAGGAAAAGAATACTGATATTGATAAAGACTCACTACATTCAATGTCTACGGAACGACTGGAGAATGAAAGCGAAACTGATTGTGATCTTGTTTTAGTCGACAGAGAAGCTTGGTTAGCTGCTGAAAATATAAAAGCAGAAAAGGAAAAAGATGTGTTTGATTATGATTCAGATGATACTGTTTTAATGAAATCGCGAAGAGATTCTTTAAAAGCACAACAAGAAGAAAAATTGATGAATTCATTTAGAGATGAATCAAAGATGAATAccagtaaaaataaaactttAAATACAAGTAGTAAACGAAAATCTATCCAGCAAAAAGAAATTGAAGACAAGGAAGTTGCAGAAGATGTAGAAGATGTAGATGTAGAAGAAAATGCAGTACAAGCTGTAGAAGATACAAAAGATGTAGCAGAAAGCGTAAAAGGTACAGATTACTCTTCGGATGATGAAAATGCAGAAGAAAAAGACATAAAAAATGTGAGTAAAAGAAAATCCATGACGAAAGAAACTAATGACCAGTCCGTCGTTGAAAAGGAAACCCTATCTACATCACGtaaaagtataaaaatacaagaaaatttaaataaatcatCTGCTAATTCATCCTTAAATAAAAGCAATTTATGTGGAGATATTTCAAAAAAACGAAAATCGCTTAATAAATCTGTTCAAAATGTAAATGAAGAACTTGAAAAATCTAATAGGACGGAGTCtgcaaagaaaagaaaatctTTGAATAAATCGAAACTTGAAGAAAATGAAACGGGTGTCAAAGAAAATGCCGAAAATCAGTCTTCAAATAGATCTTCGAAGAAAAGAATAAAACCAAAGCAGCTGGACGCAAATGTAAACCAAATATCTGATAGCGAAACTGAGATATTTAAAGATGATAAAAAGAAGAATAGTTCTATTAAAAAAACATTCCAATCCTTAACAGTAGAAGGGTCAGATTCTGATGTCAATAGAAGTAATGTTGACTCAGAAGATTCACAGGGTGAAAGTGTAACATTACCTAAATTTTTGTTTGGTAGAGTAAGTGATAGTGATACTGATAATGAAAATGAATCTAGCCAAAGTATAGACTCAGACATTGCAAATGAATACAATCTTTCTGGTAAAGACACATTTCAGTTTTCTGATGATGATGTACCAGGAGATGATTGTAGGGCATCAGAAACAGAATCTTCAGATCCAGAAGATGACGGAGCTGATCTCATAGACTTTGTGGTTGATGATGATGAGgttgaagaggaagaggaatctGAAGAAGAGGAGGGTGATGGCATAGAACAAGAAGAATgcgaagaagaaaagaaagactTGGAAATAGAAGAAGACGAGAGTGAAGAAGAGAAGGAAGAAATAGAAAATGGAAAGGATAAAAATGTAGAAGAATCAGAGAATGATGAAGATAAAGAAGCGGCAGAAGAACAAGATGAAGAAATGCAGGTGGAGCAAGAAGTAGATGACGTTGAAgaagaaatagaagaaaaaatgACTGAAAAGGAAGAAAACCTAGAAGAAGAAGAACATGTTCAAAAAGCAAATAAATCGTTAGATACTTCTAACAAAAAACGTAAATCAAGAAATTCTATCAATTCTAAACCAGATGCATCTTTGACGGATAAGGGCGAAAAGGAACATAACGTATCAAACATATCTCTTTCAAGTTCTCTTAAAATGAAAAAGCTAAAACAGAAGCGAATGTCTAACGAAGTTACAGATGATATCGAGCAATCATTAAACAAATCTCCAATGATACTTAATAAAAAATTGCAGAAGCTAAATAAATCAATGGAATGTAGTACTCCAAAAGTAAATTCTAAGCAAAAGAGGTTTAGTATCACTTTAAATGCATTAGATGTAACTGATGATATTATAGACGATACACGTTCACAGAAAAAGAAAGTTGATGATACAACATTAAAAATGGAAAATAGTTCGaagaaattaaagaaaataaaagataaaGAAAATCTTATGCATAGAAGTCTTCCATCTGAATTAATTCAATTAGTAGAAAAAACAAATGTTTCAAAACCCATATCTTCTAAAAtaacaaatttaaataaaactacAGTGACCCCATATAGTGAATCACCCACAGTAAAACATTTGAGGAAAGATAAATTGAATGACACAGCGCCAGAACTGAAATTAAGTGATAATTTTAAGAAGTTGATGAACAACAGCACAATCATTCAGAAAGAAAATATAGACGAGGAAGGATCGAATTCAGAAGCCACTGAAAAAGTAAATAAATCATTagaaaaaaaattgttgaaAGTAGCTGATAATATATTAAAGACTGATGATCAAAAGAAACGTAAGAGACGGAAGAAGTCAAAAGTAGACAAAACTACTCCCGTTCAGTTTATTGAAGACAATTTGGAAGAAAATACAGATTCGTCAATTACAAAAACGAAACAGAATCGCAGCAATTCTACTGGTACTCCTGATGGGAATGATGAACAGGAAGAAATACCTGTAGACAAgaaaaagaggaagaagaaaaagaagatgcAAGTTGAAGTTACAGAGTCTGTACAGGAAGAGTCACATGAAAATGTTATCGAaacaaaaacagaaaataatgaTGAAATGTATAATGaggtaaaaaagaagaaaaagaaaggtaAGAAGCTTGAACATGACGACGAAATCCAAATATCTATGAAGAAGAAAGCTAAAAAGGAGAAGAAAGATGGAAAACCTCAGGAACTTTCTACTGAAAAATTGCCTAAGAAGAAACAAAAATTGTCTAAAGAAGTTCTTTTGCAAAATGAAGAAATGTCAATAGAAACAGTACCTAAGAAGAAACAAAAATTATTAAAGGATGCCGCTTTCCAAGATACAACTTCAATAGAAACATTAcctaagaaaaagaagaaattatCAAAAGCTGTTGATGTAGCAAACAAAGAAGATTCGCCTAAGAAATTAtccaaaaagaaacaaaaattatcAGCAGAGAATGTTTcaaaaagtaaagaaaaatCTGCTCCGGTAACTGATACGTTACAACGATCTAGTAATGTAGTATCAGATTCAGATGAAGGGCCAGAGATAGTGGCATTTTCTAAGGCTCGAGATGAAGCGTTAGAAATGGTGAAACGTGCTTCAGATAGTGTTAAAGCTAGTAAGGaaataaagaagaaaaaacaaCAGGAACACGTAGAGAGAATGCTAAAAGAAAAGGAAATTAAAATTCAGAAATTGGAATCTAAGAATTTAGCGAAAAAATCTAATAAATCAGAAGTAGAGAAAAGAAGTATTAAGCGACTGCCTGATGAAATTCTCGAGAACCTGTCAGACGTGCCATCGAATCCACGGAAAAAGAGAAAATTGTCAAAGTCTGATGATCAAATCATACCGTCTCGTTCAATGTTTGATTTAAAGACCAAAGGAACTAAAACTGTACGCGTCGAAGACGATTTTAATTCATTAAGTTCCTATGGTAGCACAACTCAATTTgatattgtcaatcttcagaaGATTAAGAAGAAGAGGAAAGTTCCAGAAATAGCATCGTTTAGACAAAAAATGCTTGCTAGGAATTCTCGTCAACCTGTATCAGCTTACTTGATGTATTTAGAGAAACAAAAAGCATCAG